A genome region from Taeniopygia guttata chromosome 5, bTaeGut7.mat, whole genome shotgun sequence includes the following:
- the KATNBL1 gene encoding KATNB1-like protein 1 isoform X1 encodes MASEAHNVKKQKVLLIEGHPIDLPRKRISSSTKKIMKEGKKSPKQLASYTNRVTVGKTVTSPLSLFKVVYCKRKVHCYTPKPCYRKKLSPKSRGRDMANKENELACAGNLPAKLHCSRTHLLNSSDSGSSQTEGPSSKYSAFFSEVSQDHETMAQVLFSRNLRLNVALTFWRRRSISELVAYLVRIQDLGVVVDCLPVLTNSLQEEKPYVSVGCCVDLLPLVKSLLKSKYEEYVIVGLNWLQAVIKRWWSELSAHTEKTEDGNIHILKQQLSILWEQENHLTLVPGYTGNIAKDVSEDPDRINPFPVCSCDAEACVYLRMKDASTKLFFVLYYLI; translated from the exons ATGGCATCTGAAGCTCACAATGTTAAAAAACAGAAAGTATTGCTTATTGAAGGTCATCCCATTGATCTCCCCAGAAAAAGAATCTCTTCTTCCACTAAAAAGATCATGAAGGAG GGTAAGAAATCTCCAAAACAGCTGGCTTCATACACTAACAG AGTAACGGTTGGAAAAACAGTGACCAGTCCCCTCTCTCTCTTCAAAGTGGTATATTGTAAAAGGAAAGTTCATTGTTATACTCCAAAGCCTTGTTACAGAAAGAAACTGAGCCCTAAATCTAGGGGCCGTGACATggcaaataaagaaaatgaactgGCTTGTGCAGGGAATCTGCCAGCAAAACTTCACTGCAGTCGGACACACTTGCTGAATTCTAGTGACTCTGGCTCGTCTCAAACAGAAGGCCCCTCGTCCAAATACAGCGCATTTTTTTCAGAG GTTTCTCAGGACCATGAAACTATGGCTCAAGTTCTTTTCAGCAGGAATCTGAGACTGAACGTAGCTTTAACCTTTTGGAGAAGGAGAAGTATAAGTGAACTGGTAGCCTACTTAGTGAG GATACAGGATCTTGGAGTAGTAGTAGACTGCCTTCCTGTGCTTACGAACAG tttacaggaagaaaaaccaTATGTTTCAGTTGGCTGCTGTGTAGATCTTTTGCCTTTAGTGAAATCTCTGCTTAAAAGCAAATACGAAGA ATATGTGATAGTGGGTTTAAACTGGCTTCAGGCTGTCATTAAAAGATGGTGGTCAGAACTATCTGCACatacagaaaaaacagaagatGG AAACattcatattttaaagcaaCAGCTAAGTATTTTGTGGGAACAGGAGAATCATCTTACTCTGGTTCCAGGATATACTGGTAATATAGCTAAG GATGTGTCAGAAGATCCAGACAGAATTAATCCTTTTCCTGTGTGTTCTTGTGATGCAGAAGCATGTGTGTACTTGAGGATGAAGGATGCCTCCACAAAGCTGTTCTTCGTGTTGTACTACTTGATATGA
- the KATNBL1 gene encoding KATNB1-like protein 1 isoform X2: MASEAHNVKKQKVLLIEGHPIDLPRKRISSSTKKIMKEGKKSPKQLASYTNRVTVGKTVTSPLSLFKVVYCKRKVHCYTPKPCYRKKLSPKSRGRDMANKENELACAGNLPAKLHCSRTHLLNSSDSGSSQTEGPSSKYSAFFSEVSQDHETMAQVLFSRNLRLNVALTFWRRRSISELVAYLVRIQDLGVVVDCLPVLTNSLQEEKPYVSVGCCVDLLPLVKSLLKSKYEEYVIVGLNWLQAVIKRWWSELSAHTEKTEDGNIHILKQQLSILWEQENHLTLVPGYTGNIAKDVNAYLLQLH, encoded by the exons ATGGCATCTGAAGCTCACAATGTTAAAAAACAGAAAGTATTGCTTATTGAAGGTCATCCCATTGATCTCCCCAGAAAAAGAATCTCTTCTTCCACTAAAAAGATCATGAAGGAG GGTAAGAAATCTCCAAAACAGCTGGCTTCATACACTAACAG AGTAACGGTTGGAAAAACAGTGACCAGTCCCCTCTCTCTCTTCAAAGTGGTATATTGTAAAAGGAAAGTTCATTGTTATACTCCAAAGCCTTGTTACAGAAAGAAACTGAGCCCTAAATCTAGGGGCCGTGACATggcaaataaagaaaatgaactgGCTTGTGCAGGGAATCTGCCAGCAAAACTTCACTGCAGTCGGACACACTTGCTGAATTCTAGTGACTCTGGCTCGTCTCAAACAGAAGGCCCCTCGTCCAAATACAGCGCATTTTTTTCAGAG GTTTCTCAGGACCATGAAACTATGGCTCAAGTTCTTTTCAGCAGGAATCTGAGACTGAACGTAGCTTTAACCTTTTGGAGAAGGAGAAGTATAAGTGAACTGGTAGCCTACTTAGTGAG GATACAGGATCTTGGAGTAGTAGTAGACTGCCTTCCTGTGCTTACGAACAG tttacaggaagaaaaaccaTATGTTTCAGTTGGCTGCTGTGTAGATCTTTTGCCTTTAGTGAAATCTCTGCTTAAAAGCAAATACGAAGA ATATGTGATAGTGGGTTTAAACTGGCTTCAGGCTGTCATTAAAAGATGGTGGTCAGAACTATCTGCACatacagaaaaaacagaagatGG AAACattcatattttaaagcaaCAGCTAAGTATTTTGTGGGAACAGGAGAATCATCTTACTCTGGTTCCAGGATATACTGGTAATATAGCTAAG gaTGTAAATGCTTATTTATTGCAGCTACACTGA